In one window of Arachis ipaensis cultivar K30076 chromosome B06, Araip1.1, whole genome shotgun sequence DNA:
- the LOC107604873 gene encoding LOW QUALITY PROTEIN: uncharacterized protein LOC107604873 (The sequence of the model RefSeq protein was modified relative to this genomic sequence to represent the inferred CDS: inserted 1 base in 1 codon) translates to MEDSFRVRVDKAFGSLPLSSTSPSSISSLWSLTDDEINSRPSNQSEPKPDPKPSAWSTATTSSSFSSSFRLQLENDFDDLNDEDNDNEDGDAGFRRTQLKPDDYDDEQWQIRSGIGLDCTLDHEEEEDKYDKQAIGKENQGDRVYMKDIADDGVEIALKLLLDVVDAPLAANIDAVRAPHHQHTQRNMRLKQDDEAAKKIDALHVSDKSAPEAGTGGGDGGGNSMNLKPILKSKDKPPEQKSQKRVRFDPDCDVRDDEDDEYHGTRDVRMKTSSIEEEAVFEQPSKAQEFASAVPDYIRNPSRYTRYTFDDSNDDIDDRSNKAAYMSFLSQLKASNAAAGTGSQAEDAEDDLPSVTFISRKKSGDVAMVEHENVSKQKGDVGKENRRAFSVSIAAGENENTDVCAMEEDMPGEAIEDVKKXKVEPQVQEENTRRAG, encoded by the exons ATGGAAGACAGTTTCAGAGTCCGCGTTGACAAAGCCTTCGgttctcttcctctttcttcaACCTCCCCTTCTTCTATCTCCTCTCTCTGGTCCCTCACCGACGACGAAATCAACTCCAGACCATCCAACCAATCCGAACCTAAACCCGACCCTAAACCCTCCGCATGGTCCACCGCCACAAcctcctcctctttttcttcCAGCTTCCGGCTTCAGCTAGAGAATGACTTCGATGATCTCAACGACGAAGACAACGATAACGAAGATGGTGACGCGGGGTTTCGTCGTACTCAGCTCAAACCCGACGATTACGACGATGAACAGTGGCAAATTAGGTCTGGTATTGGCCTCGATTGCACCCTTGATCACGAG GAAGAGGAAGATAAATATGATAAACAAGCAATTGGGAAAGAGAACCAAGGGGATCGAGTTTATATGAAGGATATAGCTGATGATGGTGTTGAGATTGCGCTGAAGCTTCTTCTTGACGTTGTTGATGCTCCATTAGCAGCCAATATTGATGCAGTTAGAGCTCCTCACCACCAACATACACAAAGAAAT ATGAGGCTGAAGCAGGATGATGAAGCAGCTAAAAAAATTGATGCTTTGCACGTCTCTGATAAATCAGCACCCGAGGCTGGCACCGGCGGTGGCGACGGTGGTGGCAATAGTATGAATCTCAAGCCCATTTTGAAGAGTAAGGATAAGCCTCCAGAACAGAAGTCCCAGAAACGTGTTCGGTTTGATCCTGATTGCGATGTTAGAGATGATGAGGACGATGAATATCACGGAACGAGGGATGTTCGAATGAAGACTTCTTCgattgaagaagaagcagttTTCGAGCAGCCATCAAAGGCACAAGAATTTGCTTCAGCTGTTCCAGATTACATTCGAAATCCATCGAGATACACGCGATATACTTTCGATGATTCCAACGATGACATTGATGATAGATCGAATAAGGCAGCCTATATGAGTTTCCTTTCGCAGTTAAAGGCATCAAATGCTGCTGCTGGAACCGGATCACAGGCAGAGGATGCCGAGGATGATCTTCCATCGGTTACATTCATATCAAGGAAGAAATCCGGTGATGTTGCAATGGTAGAGCATGAGAATGTTTCAAAGCAAAAAGGGGATGTTGGGAAGGAGAATAGAAGAGCTTTCAGTGTTAGTATAGCAGCTGGTGAGAATGAAAATACTGATGTTTGTGCAATGGAGGAGGATATGCCAGGAGAAGCCATTGAAGATGTTAAGA AGAAGGTTGAACCGCAAGTACAGGAAGAAAACACAAGACGAGCTGGATGA